A single region of the Lepus europaeus isolate LE1 chromosome 1, mLepTim1.pri, whole genome shotgun sequence genome encodes:
- the LOC133762734 gene encoding uncharacterized protein LOC133762734 — protein MESRDSKEAADRPRPRPELELLSVLGYGSFSVVFLARQESRQQNVAVKLFQHDVCDPFNIKQTQAEAGIMQLLNHENILQLLEVSHVQDRQCLVLELADRGTLYDLVMRRGGLPEPKAMALFKQILAAVSHCHAQRVAHRDLKLENLLLNSDHKIKLSDFGFSCHLAEGALVHGSCGTPLYSAPEVFQPGAYDPFPGDVWSVGVILFTMMAGAVPFMGEDEAELVQNIRRGHYELTCPASPALQELLSSLLSLDPRERPSAEQAKHHPWFNTIGGELEHKALTQVRSLGVAKDPEDQDYSSSGASTTSSSGQLRFLSLETYSQSLEQMRPYRQSAPVGVPIQHNLPVLQGASPRANFREVWSAPALLNCELMSPPDSEEDPEERSPGASLAPESTPVAASSTPSSRSSGDPVVPEDPGPEPEPEPEPEPEEAEGSAAASVWKGFGRIRRILLCACCLPDQAKPPGPRSRRVVPQEPTSGGSITSEVPKPEQEPRPESTTADPLVASLHLALPQDKRSPGASAAPEPIQVAAASTPCPRSRGDPVVQEVPAPEPEPEPEEVEASAAASVGGKGRQGIARRLLQCLRSACCKPTPAKRPGLRSRKVMPQ, from the coding sequence ATGGAAAGCCGTGACAGCAAGGAGGCTGCAGACAGACCTAGACCTCGGCCTGAGCTCGAGCTGCTGTCCGTCCTGGGCTACGGCAGCTTCAGCGTCGTGTTTCTGGCCCGCCAGGAGTCCAGACAGCAGAATGTAGCTGTCAAACTGTTCCAGCACGATGTCTGCGACCCCTTTAACATCAAGCAGACGCAGGCGGAAGCTGGCATCATGCAGCTGCTCAACCATGAGAACATCCTGCAGCTGCTAGAGGTCAGTCATGTCCAGGATCGCCAGTGCCTCGTCTTAGAGCTGGCAGACAGAGGCACCCTCTATGATCTTGTCATGCGCCGGGGCGGCCTGCCAGAGCCCAAGGCCATGGCCCTATTCAAGCAAATCCTCGCGGCCGTGAGCCACTGTCACGCCCAGCGTGTTGCCCACAGGGACCTCAAGTTAGAAAACTTGCTGCTCAATTCCGACCATAAAATCAAACTGTCGGATTttgggttcagctgccacctggcCGAGGGCGCGTTGGTGCACGGCTCCTGCGGCACACCTCTATATAGTGCCCCCGAGGTTTTTCAACCTGGGGCCTATGACCCCTTTCCAGGGGATGTCTGGAGTGTTGGTGTCATCCTGTTTACAATGATGGCGGGGGCGGTTCCCTTCATGGGAGAAGATGAAGCGGAACTTGTGCAAAATATCAGGAGGGGGCATTATGAACTGACTTGCCCAGCCAGCCCCGCCCTACAGGAGCTCCTGAGCTCTCTCCTGAGCTTGGACCCACGGGAGAGGCCTTCGGCAGAGCAAGCAAAACACCATCCCTGGTTCAACACCATTGGGGGTGAACTTGAGCACAAGGCGTTGACCCAGGTGCGGTCCCTGGGGGTTGCCAAGGACCCAGAGGACCAGGATTACTCAAGTTCTGGAGCCTCAACAACATCTAGCTCTGGGCAGCTCAGGTTCCTGTCCCTGGAAACATACTCACAGAGCCTGGAGCAGATGAGGCCCTACAGGCAGAGCGCCCCTGTGGGTGTACCCATACAGCACAACCTCCCAGTTCTACAGGGTGCATCTCCACGTGCCAACTTCAGGGAGGTGTGGAGTGCGCCTGCCCTCCTCAACTGTGAGCTCATGTCACCCCCCGACTCGGAAGAAGATCCTGAGGAGAGGAGCCCTGGTGCCAGCCTGGCCCCCGAGTCCACCCCTGTGGCCGCCTCCTCCACACCCTCCTCAAGGAGCAGTGGGGACCCGGTGGTGCCAGAGGACCCAGgacctgagcctgagcctgagcctgagccagaACCTGAGGAGGCTGAGGGCTCAGCAGCAGCCTCTGTCTGGAAAGGGTTTGGCAGGATTCGCAGAATcctgctgtgtgcctgctgcctgccagaccAAGCCAAACCTCCCGGCCCCCGTAGCCGAAGAGTGGTCCCCCAGGAACCTACCTCGGGGGGAAGTATAACTTCTGAGGTGCCCAAGCCTGAGCAGGAGCCGAGGCCTGAATCCACCACCGCTGACCCTCTGGTTGCATCTCTCCACCTTGCACTGCCTCAAGACAAGAGGAGCCCTGGTGCCAGCGCAGCCCCTGAGCCCATCCAGGTGGCCGCcgcctccaccccctgccccagaagCAGAGGGGACCCGGTGGTGCAAGAGGTCCCAGCACCTGAGCCTGAACCTGAGCCTGAGGAGGTTGAGGCCTCAGCAGCAGCCTCTGTCGGGGGCAAGGGCCGGCAAGGGATTGCCAGGAGGCTTCTCCAATGTCTACGGTCTGCCTGCTGCAAGCCGACTCCAGCCAAACGCCCCGGTCTCCGCAGCCGCAAAGTGATGCCCCAGTAG